The region cttaGTTGTTAGACCATTAATTTAGAAAGCGAAGGAAGAGCAAGCCAAGGACAGCCAGGCCAAAGCTCATGACCTGTTGACCTTGGTTGGCACTCGACTTTGAATCGAGGGTCAAGTCAAAGGCATTGCAGGCCACGCCGTCGCTGGAATCGTCCGGGGAACAAAGGGAGCAGTCCTTATCGGCCAGGCAGGACTTCTGCTCCTTGACGGACAGGGAACAGCCCCGCTGCAGGTGCTCACCGACGACCTTGACGAAGCAGAAGGAGTTGGCGGAGGTGGGCAGGCCGCATTGGGTGGCGGTTAGAGAGGTAGAGGCACCCTTGTTGCAGGAGGCAGACTATGGATTGTTAACAGAATTAGTTACTAATAATATATTGAAATAATTTCTACTACCTCTGATCCCAGACACTGAATGCATTTAAAGTCCTTGCGTCCTTTGTTGTTGCACAACTGGCCACTGCACTTCAGGCATTGGTTGTCCTTGGCTTCGCATTTTGCCTGACCGGCCAGGGATATCTGGGAGAGGCAGCCCCGCTCGCTGACAGCATCTAAGAATAGGAAGTTTAAACTAGAATTCTTGGAAAACTATTAAGCATAAATTATAGCTAACAATCCTCGAAGATGGTCACACAAACGTCCAGTTTATCCGTGCAACTGGCAGTCGCATTTTGGAGCGTGGTCCTCAGACAGTTTATTCCCTCGCAACTGTAGCACTTTGGTAGCTCCACGGCGTTTTGAACTTCTGGGGATACATCCGCCGATACTTGCCGACCAGCTACCAgcaaaataaaagccaaaccAATGCGCCACATTTTGAAAGAACCTCAAACTCTGACCAACCGATTCGAACTGAAACTATGTCGGAACTTATTGTGAAAAGCTTTGTTTTGCGGCACTTGAGAAAACTCACGTTAATCAGACGACCAAATTGATAAAAGCCATTACAATGCACTACACTCGAGATGTTCCCCCATAGATTAGTCTTTTTGCTTAAACTTATATCACGgaatatttgttttgttttcttggctATTAGGGAATCTTATCTGAGGCTTATAGACTATGTAAGCAAAATATCATGAATCACACTCTTTgatattcttttaattaacaaatatttattaacattgctttgatttttattaGAAGAATTTATTGGCTGTTTTTTGGCTAAACCTTATCTGGAAACGGTGACTTCCCTATACCGGGACAGGCCATTGAATTGCCGATTGTCGGTCATttgataatttattttcacCCGACTTATCTGGAACTTATCGACTCTCGACCGGTATGACTTATGGCCATTATTTTTATGACAGACAGGCTTATAATCTAAGTGTTCTAAGATAATAATTGAGTAGGAATTCTCATTGTTTTATGACCTCGGTGCTTTCTATTTGCTATTGATATTGCTTCAATTCAAGATTTCCTGTTCCAGCTTTAAGGACGAGGTCAGACCTGCTTGGccacaaaaaattaaagtccAACCGGACTATTTGCATACATTTACAACAGATTTTCCCCCAGCAAACCGACACGAGGCGATTACGTTACAAAATCCGGAAAAGCGGAGAGGGCGGGCCTGATGGGCGGAAAAGCCCCGACGAAATGGAAAAGGAAACGAAAATAATACAGAAACATAACAAAGAAATATGCAAAGCAGATGAATTGGGGATAAAAAATGCGTgaaggaaaatgaaaatgcaggaaaacggaaaaactgaaattgttacaagcaaaaaaaaattggggcTTACAGAAGGGGAGCTCGGGTCGAAGAAAAACTTTTTAGCCTTGGTAATGGGGGAAAGTCCAAATGACACAAATGAAAATGAGAGTGGAAAGATTTTGGGAAGGTGGGACTTGTGTGTGGCAGGTTCGTAAGTAAATCCacttaaaagtaaataaaaaccgAAACAAGAAATTAGGAACAGGATAAAGTCTACAGGCAACAGGTGCTCCTCGGGTGTCAGTACTTGGATCACCTTTAATCAAGCAGAGAGTATAAAAACATTTTGGCAAACAAGCATTTGCCcagattttgaaggggtcccATGGGATCAAATTTGGatcaaggttttgatgcaaaaagGTGTAGGATCGACCCACGATTCGATTGatgtattcctctcaagaatcggatcaaaattggcaaagatatagacatcgctgtgggtcgtattttggcaaaaagcattttcccagattttgaaggggtaccatgggaaaattgaaaaaaaatcgctCAAAAAATTTGGATCCAGGTTTCCAGGACATCGCTGTGGGTCGTATTTTAGCAAAAAGCATTTTCCCAGATTTTGAAAGTCCCatggaaaaattgaaaaaaaatcgatcaaaAAATTTGGATCCAGGTTTTGAGAACCtgattcctctcaagaatcggatcaaaattgacaaagatatagacatcgctgtGGGTCGTATTTTGGCAAACAAGCATTTTCCcagattttgaaggggtcccatggaaaaattggaaaaaaaatcgatcaaaaaatttggatcaaggttttgatgcagaatggtgtaGGATCGATCCACGATTCGATTAatgtattcctctcaagaatcggatcaaaattggcaaagatatagacatttCTGTGGGTCGTATTTTGGCAAACAAGCATTTGCCCAGATTTTGAAGAGGTCCCatggaaaaattgaaaaaaaatcgatcaaaAAATTTGGATCAAGGTTTTGAGGCAGAATGGTGTAGGATCGATCCACGATTCGATTAatgtattcctctcaagaatcggatcaaaattgacaaagatacagaCATCGCTGTGGGTCGTATTTTGGCGATCAAGCATTTGCCcagattttgaaggggtcccatggaaaaattgaaaaaaaatcgatcaaaaaatttggatccaggttttgatgcagaatggtgtaGGATCGATCCACGATACGATTAatgtattcctctcaagaatcggatcaaaattggcaaagatatagacatcgctgtGGGTCGTATTTTGGCAATCAAGCTCTTGCCCAGATTTTGAAGGAGTCCCatggaaaaattgaaaaaaaatcgatcaaaaaatttggatcaaggttttgatgcagaatggtgtaGGATTGATCCACGATTCGATTAatgtattcctctcaagaatcggattaaaattggcaaagatacagaCATCGCTGTGGGTCGTATTTTGGCAAACAAGCATTTGcccaaattttgaaggggtcccATGAAAAAATTGAGGAAATATCGATTCAAAAACTTGGAtcgaggttttgatgcagtttggaGAACTGCTCTAGaacaaatcttttaagatgAATCGCATGAGAATAGACAGACTTAAGGCATCCGCTTTGTGTCTCCTGTACCCCCTTTCGTAAcaatatattttagtataacCATTCTTTTAGGCTAGTGTTTCTTTAATATCCTTTTTTAATGGGTTTCCTTGTGAAGAATCCCTTTGGTCCTCCATCCACCACGTCGTTTCGCTCCTGGCACTTCACCCGCTCCAACCTGGCCATGCTAAGGAAGCCCTTGCCACCGCTTACCACAAAGTTGAACTCATCTAGGCCGGCGCAGGCGGCGGCGTAAGTGCCCCACCGATTGACCACAATTACGGCTCCATTGAACTCTGTGTTGTACTTAAGGACTCTTTGGATCACGTTTGCGGCTGACTGGGCCGGACTCCGGCCTGCTCTCATGGCCTCTACGGCGAGGAAGGCGGGCAGGTGGCGCATTAGGACATCTCCGTCCCCGCTGGCTACCGCCCCGCCTACCTCGTTGTCAGCATAGATGCCGGCTCCCGGCACTGCCGAGTCCCCAACCCTTCCCCGGATCCGGAAACGGGCGCCACTCGAGTGACTGGCCACGTGGAAGAGGCCCTCGGAGTCCAGAGCCAGGAAGGCTACCTGATCGTGATCGCCCTGAGTGATGGGGTACTCCTGCCGCATCGGACGCTGGAGAAGGTGCTCCGGCAGGGGGGTGTAGGGCCCGCACTGGGTTCTGGGCGGAGGGTGGACGTCGCGCCAGAAGTTCGGCTGACAGCTGCCAAGATTCCAGCTGCCTACGACTTTATTGGTGTTGTGATTAGGAGCGTGCTCCACTTTGTAGCCCATGGACCGGGCAAAGTCGCTGGCGCCTCGACCCACCAAGAGATTGTGGTGGGTGTTTCGGAGTACAGCGTCCGCCACGAGAATGGCGTTCCGGATACCCTCCATTCCGGCCACAGCTCCAAATTCCTGATTTCTTCCATCCATGATGGCAGCTTCCAGGCTAAGAGTGCCCCGCTCATCCGGGCCATAGTGTCCGCCCAAAAGGCGGCCGCAGCGCGGACTTTGGCAAGCCA is a window of Drosophila bipectinata strain 14024-0381.07 chromosome 2R, DbipHiC1v2, whole genome shotgun sequence DNA encoding:
- the LOC108125045 gene encoding uncharacterized protein; its protein translation is MWRIGLAFILLVAGRQVSADVSPEVQNAVELPKCYSCEGINCLRTTLQNATASCTDKLDVCVTIFEDYAVSERGCLSQISLAGQAKCEAKDNQCLKCSGQLCNNKGRKDFKCIQCLGSESASCNKGASTSLTATQCGLPTSANSFCFVKVVGEHLQRGCSLSVKEQKSCLADKDCSLCSPDDSSDGVACNAFDLTLDSKSSANQGQQVMSFGLAVLGLLFLRFLN
- the LOC108124977 gene encoding L-asparaginase-like protein GF11609, whose translation is MYSPLCLLILQLLLLRHYGLGRHLKHKQSQKIHSVLVSTWNYTDANLQAWSVLKQGPRRTRQAVIQGCMACQSPRCGRLLGGHYGPDERGTLSLEAAIMDGRNQEFGAVAGMEGIRNAILVADAVLRNTHHNLLVGRGASDFARSMGYKVEHAPNHNTNKVVGSWNLGSCQPNFWRDVHPPPRTQCGPYTPLPEHLLQRPMRQEYPITQGDHDQVAFLALDSEGLFHVASHSSGARFRIRGRVGDSAVPGAGIYADNEVGGAVASGDGDVLMRHLPAFLAVEAMRAGRSPAQSAANVIQRVLKYNTEFNGAVIVVNRWGTYAAACAGLDEFNFVVSGGKGFLSMARLERVKCQERNDVVDGGPKGFFTRKPIKKGY